The Clostridium bornimense genome includes a region encoding these proteins:
- a CDS encoding helix-turn-helix domain-containing protein has translation MCKKRNFSAEEKVKYVEEYLKSKNSMSHFSSMLGIALESFRQWIRNYNSIGAEAFTMEGYKGYSKELKLQAVEAYLSNLYSQDEICAKYKIRSKTQLQRWISIYNSHNKLKSSGVGGTAIMTKGRTTTYNERIEIVKYYIENDKNYAKTAEKFQISYQQIYSWIKKYETNGIEALLDKRGKRKLADEMSEIEKLKAKNKLLEAENRRQQMEIEFLKKLDEIERRRF, from the coding sequence ATGTGTAAAAAACGTAATTTTAGTGCTGAAGAAAAAGTTAAATATGTTGAGGAATATCTAAAAAGTAAAAATAGTATGAGTCATTTTTCATCTATGCTGGGGATTGCCTTAGAATCTTTTCGTCAATGGATTCGTAACTACAATAGTATAGGCGCGGAAGCCTTTACGATGGAAGGATATAAGGGCTATTCTAAAGAATTGAAATTACAAGCAGTAGAAGCTTATTTGTCAAATTTATATTCTCAAGATGAAATTTGTGCAAAATATAAAATACGTTCAAAAACGCAACTACAAAGATGGATTTCAATATATAATAGTCATAATAAACTAAAATCTTCTGGAGTTGGAGGGACAGCAATTATGACTAAAGGTAGAACTACAACTTATAATGAACGTATTGAGATTGTAAAGTATTATATAGAAAATGATAAAAATTACGCTAAAACAGCAGAAAAATTTCAAATATCATATCAACAAATATATAGTTGGATTAAGAAATATGAAACCAATGGCATTGAAGCACTATTAGATAAACGTGGAAAGCGAAAGCTTGCCGATGAAATGTCTGAAATAGAAAAGTTAAAAGCGAAAAACAAATTACTTGAAGCCGAAAATCGTAGACAACAGATGGAGATAGAATTCTTAAAAAAGTTAGACGAAATAGAAAGGAGGCGATTTTAA
- a CDS encoding IS3 family transposase, with translation MLSKTKNEFIYLAIQELHKQKSFSIKELCEIAGIARSAYYKWTNRKVSMNEKFNEVLLSLIQESYEEINGILGYRQMTIKLNRENDFHVNPKRIYRLMCILNLKSVCRRKRKTYKKSTPETVADNILNRDFYADKFGEKWLTDVTEMKYGIGKKAYLSAILDLSDKSIVSFVIGHSNNNNLVFQTFDIARREYPQATPIFHSDRGFQYTSKTFKKKLEEANMIQSMSRVSRCIDNGPMEAFWGMLKSEMYYLKKFNSYEELEAAIIEYIDYYNNRRYQKRLNSMTPLEYREYLLKSVA, from the coding sequence ATTTTAAGTAAAACAAAAAATGAATTTATCTATTTAGCAATACAAGAGTTGCATAAGCAAAAATCTTTTTCTATTAAAGAATTATGTGAAATAGCCGGTATTGCACGCTCCGCATATTATAAATGGACGAATCGCAAAGTAAGTATGAATGAAAAATTTAATGAGGTGTTATTATCACTTATACAAGAATCATATGAAGAAATAAACGGAATATTAGGATATAGACAAATGACTATAAAATTAAATCGTGAAAATGATTTTCATGTAAATCCAAAGAGAATTTATAGGCTTATGTGTATTCTTAATCTAAAGTCAGTATGTCGTAGAAAACGAAAAACTTATAAAAAATCTACACCTGAAACTGTAGCTGATAATATTCTAAATAGAGATTTCTATGCAGATAAATTTGGTGAAAAGTGGCTCACAGATGTAACGGAAATGAAGTATGGTATTGGAAAGAAAGCATATTTAAGTGCAATTCTAGATCTTTCTGATAAGAGTATTGTCTCTTTTGTAATTGGGCATTCAAATAATAATAATCTAGTGTTTCAAACATTTGATATTGCCCGTAGGGAGTATCCGCAGGCTACGCCTATTTTTCATAGTGATCGTGGTTTTCAGTATACTTCAAAAACATTTAAGAAAAAGCTTGAAGAAGCTAATATGATTCAAAGTATGTCACGAGTATCACGTTGTATTGATAATGGTCCAATGGAAGCATTTTGGGGTATGTTAAAATCAGAAATGTATTATTTAAAGAAATTTAATTCATATGAAGAATTAGAAGCAGCAATTATAGAGTACATAGATTATTACAATAATCGTAGATATCAAAAACGTCTCAACTCTATGACTCCGTTAGAATATAGGGAGTATTTATTAAAATCTGTAGCATAA